The following are encoded in a window of Roseimaritima ulvae genomic DNA:
- a CDS encoding tetratricopeptide repeat protein, giving the protein MWHTSASLRHFVGGLPALLLLLAVVVMTVLIRRPIDRSSQYYIAANNTLARGDYQTARLYYDRLLEMQGPRNETLFRLLEISEAVGDTERFRLLLDRLAPLDNLVYGPAHLKKSQILLATLSGQGDLERLMRAETHLKHALRASPQSNDARASLGYLYMISGEREKAIQYLKPVVSERPEYLLLLAKAYASIGDKENALQFGTQAQHHYQQLSEAEPTNSTRRIQWADATAFLEQFPEAINILGRGILLDGNEELRKAMALVYISWSDSLERQQVVDREEQFRLLSTGLMANPNEMAFFQRIMAVLASDGPAADQAREFLTAMLAKGDTPALAHLLLGTDAGVRGEDDLAMHHLEMAINMEPNMAPAANNLAWHLSRQSPPKLEEALALTENLVKRWPQYGHYRDTRGQILLQMGRHEEALVELLAALPQLQRYRPLHVAIAQAYDELGMTELSRKHLAIAESLPENAADQQPLPELQLP; this is encoded by the coding sequence ATGTGGCACACCTCCGCCAGCTTGCGCCATTTCGTTGGAGGCTTGCCGGCCCTGTTACTGTTGTTGGCGGTGGTGGTCATGACGGTTTTGATTCGAAGACCAATCGATCGATCGTCCCAGTATTACATTGCCGCCAACAATACGCTGGCTCGAGGTGATTATCAAACGGCCCGCCTGTACTACGATCGCCTGCTGGAGATGCAGGGCCCGCGAAATGAGACTTTGTTCAGGCTGTTGGAAATTTCGGAAGCGGTTGGCGATACCGAGCGATTTCGACTGCTACTTGATCGTTTGGCCCCGTTGGACAATTTGGTCTACGGGCCCGCCCATCTGAAGAAATCGCAAATCCTGTTGGCGACGCTTTCTGGACAGGGAGACTTGGAGCGGCTGATGAGAGCGGAAACGCATTTGAAACATGCCTTGCGCGCATCTCCTCAGTCCAATGATGCACGAGCGTCGCTGGGGTACCTCTACATGATCTCAGGGGAACGGGAGAAAGCGATTCAGTACCTGAAGCCGGTCGTTAGCGAACGGCCCGAGTACCTCCTGTTGTTGGCAAAGGCATACGCGTCCATCGGCGACAAGGAAAACGCGCTCCAATTTGGCACGCAAGCACAACATCACTACCAGCAACTCAGCGAAGCGGAACCGACCAATTCGACAAGACGTATTCAATGGGCCGATGCGACGGCGTTCCTTGAGCAATTTCCCGAAGCCATCAATATTCTTGGTCGCGGTATCTTGCTCGACGGAAATGAAGAACTTCGCAAGGCTATGGCGTTGGTCTACATTAGCTGGTCGGACTCGCTGGAACGGCAACAAGTCGTCGACCGTGAAGAGCAATTTCGGTTGTTGTCTACCGGGCTGATGGCGAATCCGAATGAGATGGCGTTCTTTCAGCGGATCATGGCAGTCCTGGCCTCCGATGGCCCGGCGGCCGATCAGGCCCGAGAGTTCCTGACAGCCATGTTAGCCAAGGGGGATACACCCGCCTTGGCTCACCTGCTCTTGGGCACCGACGCCGGAGTTCGGGGCGAGGATGACTTGGCGATGCACCATTTGGAAATGGCCATCAACATGGAGCCTAACATGGCCCCAGCAGCCAATAACCTTGCCTGGCACCTGTCCCGCCAGAGCCCCCCCAAACTGGAAGAGGCCCTGGCGTTGACCGAGAATCTAGTCAAGCGTTGGCCTCAATACGGTCACTATCGGGATACCAGAGGGCAAATCTTGCTGCAGATGGGACGTCATGAGGAAGCACTGGTCGAACTCCTCGCCGCACTCCCTCAACTGCAGCGATACCGCCCGTTGCATGTAGCGATCGCCCAAGCGTACGACGAGTTGGGGATGACGGAATTGTCGCGGAAACATCTCGCAATCGCCGAATCGCTACCGGAAAATGCTGCTGACCAGCAACCGCTTCCGGAGTTACAACTGCCATGA
- a CDS encoding carboxylesterase family protein gives MKTTLYLFATTLLLMLPPNANAQDALKQFEARQYSDADGNSLSYRILKPKQYDPAKKYPLVMFWHGAGERGDDNQRQLVHGMADFASAEVMEKYPAFVVAPQCPKNQKWANNDWSADQHTMSEQPSTPMRLSLELIDSLQKEFSIDADRIYVTGLSMGGFGTWDALQRRPKQFAAAIPICGGGDTALAEKIASVPVWVFHGGNDTVVKTSRSRDMVQALKEAGGKPKYTEYPGVGHNSWSATYANPEVYKWLFSQRRSS, from the coding sequence ATGAAAACCACCCTCTACCTGTTCGCCACCACGTTACTGCTCATGCTGCCCCCAAATGCCAATGCGCAAGACGCGTTGAAACAATTCGAAGCTCGCCAGTACAGCGACGCCGACGGCAACAGCTTGTCGTACCGAATCCTGAAACCCAAGCAATACGATCCGGCGAAGAAGTATCCGCTGGTAATGTTCTGGCACGGCGCGGGGGAACGCGGTGATGACAACCAACGTCAATTGGTTCATGGCATGGCCGACTTTGCCAGCGCCGAGGTAATGGAAAAGTACCCCGCCTTTGTGGTCGCGCCGCAGTGCCCGAAAAATCAGAAATGGGCCAACAACGACTGGTCGGCCGATCAACATACGATGTCCGAGCAGCCCTCCACACCGATGCGGCTGAGCCTGGAGTTGATCGACAGCCTCCAGAAAGAGTTCTCGATCGACGCCGACCGCATCTATGTGACGGGGCTCTCGATGGGCGGCTTTGGCACCTGGGACGCGCTGCAGCGACGGCCGAAACAATTTGCCGCGGCCATCCCGATTTGTGGCGGAGGCGACACGGCGCTGGCGGAAAAGATCGCCAGCGTTCCCGTCTGGGTGTTCCACGGTGGCAACGACACGGTGGTCAAAACCAGTCGCTCGCGAGACATGGTCCAAGCGTTAAAAGAGGCCGGTGGCAAACCCAAGTACACCGAATACCCCGGCGTCGGACATAACTCCTGGTCGGCGACTTACGCCAACCCGGAAGTCTACAAGTGGCTGTTCAGCCAACGGCGATCTTCTTAG
- a CDS encoding YdcF family protein, with product MTDDVTRPKRSWKPLLLLLVIGLLLMAGIAMTAGRAVVEKLLTDLAMPMGLLWLTLCWLCLQLAADRSAAFKWAALAWLVCTLAGNGLVADVMLGTLEQRYAEIDPLSGPPLDRVVLLGGATNEAPNGQVQINQNGDRVVLAARMVHLGLASKVLCTGARIKGLSDQGTDEGQAARRILMELGVPTDAIEVIGGRNTSEEMQSIKQLVGTQPVGIITSAWHLDRAMRLAEQEGLQAVPLPSNFNSGSSQTPRPWASVLRDCIPNVSALASNSRITREYLARLVGR from the coding sequence ATGACGGACGACGTGACACGCCCCAAGCGTTCCTGGAAACCGCTGCTGCTGTTGCTGGTCATCGGCCTGTTGTTGATGGCAGGGATCGCGATGACGGCTGGCCGAGCGGTCGTCGAAAAGCTGCTGACCGATCTGGCTATGCCGATGGGCCTGCTGTGGTTGACGCTGTGTTGGCTCTGTCTGCAGTTGGCGGCTGATCGAAGCGCGGCCTTCAAATGGGCGGCGTTGGCTTGGTTGGTGTGCACGTTGGCTGGCAATGGGTTGGTCGCTGATGTCATGTTGGGAACGCTGGAACAACGCTATGCCGAGATAGATCCGTTGAGCGGTCCGCCGCTGGATCGGGTAGTGCTGCTGGGCGGGGCGACCAATGAAGCGCCCAATGGGCAGGTGCAGATCAATCAGAACGGCGACCGCGTGGTACTGGCCGCGCGGATGGTTCACTTGGGTTTGGCGAGCAAGGTCTTGTGCACGGGCGCACGGATCAAAGGGCTGAGCGATCAGGGAACCGATGAAGGCCAGGCCGCTCGCCGCATCTTGATGGAATTGGGCGTGCCAACCGATGCGATCGAAGTTATTGGGGGCCGCAACACATCCGAAGAAATGCAGTCGATCAAGCAGCTGGTCGGCACCCAACCGGTAGGCATCATCACGTCGGCCTGGCACCTCGATCGGGCCATGCGACTGGCCGAGCAGGAAGGATTGCAGGCGGTTCCGCTGCCCTCGAACTTTAACAGTGGTTCGTCTCAGACACCGCGTCCTTGGGCCAGCGTACTGCGAGACTGTATTCCCAATGTTTCCGCCCTGGCGTCCAATTCGCGAATAACCAGGGAGTATTTGGCGCGGCTGGTGGGGCGTTGA
- a CDS encoding serine protease translates to MLRHLTPCLLLPLLALPPAAAQSVCLPAPRLLTTMPMGGQVGTQVDVVISGDSIADASELLFSHPGITATAKVDEQGKPVANQYVVSIADDCPAGIQDARVMTPMGLSSPRAFTVGTLQEVVQSAASPAVDSAFPLELNSICNATMPARAINHYRFEAAQGQRILVDCAASGIDSKLNAVLIVADAQGRDLVVQRLGDLIDFTVPEDGEYLVKVHDMTFKGGAEYFYRLAVQQVSHDAPAARQPATRSVQAFSWPPTDLATTAATVDTEPNNAPEKAQAVTLPLDVAGSFYPAADIDSFEFDAQQGEVWWVEVASARLGFPTDPAVLIQRVEAAKGSTTDGTAAAETLVDVVELSDISSPVKVSSNGYAYDGPPYNAGSPDVLGKFEVPQDGRYRLQLTDLFGGTRSDPRNAYRLIVRKAEPDFAVVAWALHMQLRNGDRNALSKPIALRPGATMALEVVVVRRDGFDGEIELFMEDLPAGVSACGLKIAACKSRGMMLLTAAEDAPSGFSNTRFFARAEINGTPVTHDCHLASMAWPLKDSWREIPSPRLVASVPVSISAAEQAPLSIASLEQRVWEATAGQAVTIPLAHHRRREFSGSAISMKTIGAGFDNNPKFDLPLQEDHSEVVLDLAKLKTPPGEYRIAFYGSAVAKVENKDIVDIVVSEPITIRVQPAETK, encoded by the coding sequence ATGCTCCGTCACCTCACCCCCTGCCTACTCCTCCCCCTCCTGGCTCTCCCGCCTGCCGCGGCTCAGTCGGTGTGCCTGCCCGCGCCGCGGTTGCTGACGACGATGCCGATGGGCGGGCAAGTGGGCACGCAAGTCGATGTGGTGATCAGCGGTGACTCGATCGCCGACGCCTCGGAGTTGCTGTTTTCGCATCCCGGCATCACGGCCACGGCAAAAGTCGACGAGCAGGGAAAGCCGGTCGCGAATCAATACGTGGTCTCGATCGCCGACGACTGCCCGGCCGGCATCCAGGATGCTCGGGTGATGACGCCGATGGGGCTTTCGTCGCCACGAGCGTTTACGGTCGGGACACTTCAAGAGGTTGTCCAGTCTGCGGCGTCGCCCGCGGTGGACTCGGCCTTTCCGCTGGAACTAAATTCCATCTGTAACGCCACCATGCCGGCGCGCGCCATCAACCACTATCGTTTCGAAGCCGCCCAGGGCCAGCGGATACTGGTCGACTGCGCGGCCAGCGGCATCGATTCGAAACTGAACGCCGTACTGATCGTCGCCGACGCTCAGGGCCGCGACCTGGTCGTTCAACGGCTGGGGGATCTGATCGACTTTACCGTTCCTGAAGACGGTGAGTATCTGGTCAAAGTACACGATATGACATTTAAAGGCGGCGCGGAGTACTTCTATCGCTTGGCCGTGCAACAGGTTTCGCACGACGCCCCCGCCGCGCGTCAGCCGGCGACCCGGTCCGTGCAAGCCTTTTCCTGGCCGCCGACCGACTTGGCAACCACCGCGGCCACGGTGGACACCGAACCAAACAATGCACCAGAGAAAGCCCAAGCGGTCACGCTGCCGCTGGACGTGGCGGGCAGTTTTTATCCCGCGGCGGATATCGACAGCTTTGAATTTGACGCCCAACAAGGCGAAGTCTGGTGGGTCGAAGTTGCCTCGGCCCGACTCGGATTTCCCACCGACCCTGCGGTGCTGATTCAACGCGTTGAAGCAGCGAAAGGTTCAACAACCGATGGCACTGCCGCGGCCGAAACGCTGGTCGACGTTGTCGAGCTGAGCGATATTTCCAGCCCCGTAAAAGTTTCTAGCAACGGCTACGCGTACGACGGCCCGCCCTACAACGCGGGCTCACCGGACGTGCTGGGCAAATTCGAAGTTCCCCAGGACGGACGTTACCGTTTACAACTGACGGACTTGTTTGGTGGAACTCGCAGCGACCCCCGCAACGCCTACCGCTTGATTGTCCGCAAGGCGGAACCCGATTTTGCGGTCGTGGCCTGGGCCCTGCACATGCAACTCCGCAACGGCGATCGAAACGCGTTATCCAAACCGATCGCATTGCGGCCCGGCGCGACAATGGCTCTGGAAGTTGTGGTGGTCCGCCGCGATGGCTTTGACGGCGAGATCGAGCTTTTTATGGAAGACCTACCAGCTGGCGTTTCCGCCTGCGGCTTAAAAATAGCTGCCTGCAAGTCACGCGGCATGATGTTACTGACCGCCGCCGAAGACGCGCCGTCAGGATTTTCCAACACACGTTTCTTTGCTCGAGCCGAAATCAATGGCACCCCCGTGACCCACGACTGCCACTTGGCATCGATGGCTTGGCCGCTGAAAGACTCTTGGCGTGAAATCCCCAGCCCGCGACTGGTCGCCAGTGTGCCGGTATCGATCAGCGCCGCCGAACAGGCTCCGCTTAGCATCGCCTCCCTCGAGCAACGGGTATGGGAAGCGACCGCGGGGCAAGCGGTGACGATTCCTTTAGCACATCACCGGCGCCGTGAATTTTCGGGCTCTGCCATCTCGATGAAAACGATTGGTGCCGGGTTCGACAACAACCCCAAGTTTGATCTGCCGCTGCAAGAAGATCATTCGGAAGTGGTGCTGGACCTGGCCAAACTTAAAACACCTCCCGGAGAGTACCGCATCGCCTTTTATGGCAGCGCGGTGGCCAAGGTCGAGAACAAAGATATCGTCGACATAGTCGTCTCGGAACCGATTACCATTCGCGTGCAACCGGCGGAAACCAAATGA
- a CDS encoding DUF1573 domain-containing protein, which translates to MLTDFRNLMFAASMFTAAIASTPSAWAAGWADGLFPTKTHNFGTVAVASDTKFRFPIQNNTNTDIHISTVRASCGCTTPTVETEWVRAGSSGSLLATFNTDTFKGKKGATLTVVIDRPVYAEVRLRVDGYIRQDIVFNPGSVEFGNVRPGEQAEKTVSIGYAGRDNWQIVDIENTVPYLKTSLKQTSRGGQRVNYGLTVQLTDEAPVGYLQQELVLVTNDRAMPRVPVRVSGQVEAGLTISPSAIAVGSVKPGETVSQRLVVRGQQPFLIQDIACQGWDVEFDAPEKAKSTHLLTVRMTATNQPGEFRGPIVIRTAGDTGLTARALVTADIREK; encoded by the coding sequence ATGTTGACAGACTTCCGCAACTTGATGTTCGCCGCTTCGATGTTCACCGCCGCGATCGCCTCGACGCCCTCGGCGTGGGCCGCCGGTTGGGCCGATGGACTGTTTCCCACCAAGACGCACAATTTTGGCACCGTCGCCGTCGCTTCGGATACCAAATTCCGCTTCCCCATCCAGAACAACACCAACACCGACATCCATATCTCGACGGTTCGCGCCAGTTGCGGCTGTACCACGCCCACGGTCGAAACCGAATGGGTGCGAGCGGGTTCCAGCGGATCGTTGTTGGCTACCTTTAACACGGACACCTTCAAAGGCAAGAAGGGCGCCACGTTGACCGTGGTGATCGATCGCCCGGTGTACGCGGAAGTTCGTCTGCGGGTCGATGGCTACATTCGCCAAGATATCGTGTTCAATCCGGGCTCGGTCGAATTCGGCAATGTCCGCCCTGGCGAGCAAGCTGAAAAAACCGTCTCCATCGGCTATGCCGGACGCGACAACTGGCAGATTGTCGACATCGAAAACACGGTGCCCTATCTGAAGACATCCCTGAAGCAAACCAGCCGTGGCGGACAACGCGTCAATTACGGTCTGACCGTGCAACTTACCGACGAAGCCCCCGTGGGGTACCTCCAGCAGGAATTGGTGCTGGTCACCAACGACCGGGCCATGCCCCGAGTTCCAGTCCGCGTCAGCGGTCAGGTGGAAGCCGGTTTGACGATCTCACCTTCGGCGATTGCCGTGGGATCGGTAAAGCCTGGCGAAACCGTTTCTCAGCGACTGGTCGTGCGAGGTCAGCAACCGTTCTTGATCCAAGACATCGCTTGCCAAGGCTGGGACGTCGAATTTGACGCTCCCGAAAAAGCCAAGTCGACGCACCTGTTGACCGTTCGCATGACGGCGACCAACCAGCCGGGTGAATTCCGTGGCCCGATCGTGATCCGCACCGCCGGCGACACCGGCCTGACCGCACGAGCGTTGGTCACCGCCGATATCCGCGAGAAGTAG
- a CDS encoding DUF1501 domain-containing protein yields MSEFNLHGKNRSYARQSVESARAHRLATVATKAPRSYARQRRSFMQLGLAGFASLSLPGVLRLRAADATSSGKKTAVIMVWKPGGCSHIDTYDPKPLASTEYRGPFGTIPTKVSGMRFTELLPRQAQIADKFTVLRSMHQTAGGHPAGSMQLLSGDSDTRDKPKPRLPDWMSVANYLRSQQETRTNPLPRYVGVNPPATYNGPAYLGDAYSPFSVVGDPNKPDFRVPNIGISDAREIERLGRRVDLREKLDTLSRAFDQHGELGALDEFETQAMTLLTNPQTKDAFDLSQEDDRTRDRYGRNTWGQQLLLARRLIEAGVEVLTSSLRGPLCGRVNNWDDHAVNHHVFDAMRFRAAAYDQAVSALIEDIYQRGLDKRVLVVVTGEFGRTPKINYQPSTGIGNASAAAGTKQPGRDHWPRAFSNIWAGGGIETGRYIGATDRRGEDVIERHCGPGDFLATIYHHLGIDASKVFIKDFNGRPTPIVDHGKPIPELT; encoded by the coding sequence ATGAGCGAATTCAATCTCCACGGCAAAAACCGTAGCTACGCTCGCCAGAGCGTGGAATCCGCACGGGCCCACCGTCTGGCGACGGTAGCTACGAAAGCCCCCCGTAGCTACGCTCGCCAACGCCGCAGCTTCATGCAACTGGGCCTGGCCGGCTTTGCCAGCCTGAGCCTACCGGGCGTGTTGCGGTTGCGGGCCGCCGATGCAACGTCCAGCGGCAAAAAGACAGCCGTGATCATGGTCTGGAAACCGGGCGGTTGTTCGCACATCGATACCTACGATCCCAAACCGCTGGCCAGTACCGAATACCGCGGCCCGTTTGGCACCATCCCCACCAAGGTCTCGGGCATGCGGTTCACCGAACTGCTGCCGCGGCAAGCTCAAATCGCGGACAAATTCACGGTGTTGCGGAGCATGCACCAGACCGCGGGCGGGCACCCGGCCGGTTCGATGCAGTTGCTGTCCGGCGACTCCGATACGCGAGACAAACCCAAACCGCGACTGCCGGACTGGATGTCGGTCGCCAACTACCTCCGCAGCCAACAGGAAACGCGGACCAATCCGTTGCCCCGGTATGTCGGCGTCAATCCACCAGCCACCTACAACGGGCCGGCTTATTTGGGCGACGCCTATTCGCCCTTTTCGGTGGTCGGCGATCCCAACAAACCAGATTTTCGGGTTCCCAATATCGGCATCTCCGACGCGCGTGAAATCGAACGTCTGGGTCGACGCGTGGACCTGCGTGAAAAACTCGATACGCTTTCACGAGCGTTCGACCAGCACGGTGAACTGGGGGCGTTGGACGAATTCGAAACGCAAGCCATGACGCTGCTGACCAACCCGCAAACCAAAGACGCGTTTGACCTTAGCCAAGAAGACGACCGCACGCGTGATCGCTACGGTCGCAACACCTGGGGCCAACAATTACTGCTGGCCCGGCGATTGATCGAAGCCGGTGTGGAAGTCCTGACCAGCAGCCTCCGCGGCCCGCTGTGTGGCCGAGTCAACAACTGGGATGACCATGCCGTCAACCACCACGTGTTCGACGCCATGCGGTTTCGCGCCGCCGCTTACGACCAAGCCGTCTCGGCGCTAATCGAAGACATCTACCAGCGAGGCCTCGACAAACGCGTGCTGGTGGTGGTGACCGGGGAGTTCGGACGGACGCCCAAGATCAACTACCAACCCAGCACCGGAATCGGAAATGCCAGCGCCGCGGCGGGCACCAAACAACCCGGCCGCGACCATTGGCCGCGAGCGTTTTCGAACATCTGGGCCGGCGGCGGGATCGAAACGGGTCGTTACATCGGAGCCACCGACCGTCGCGGTGAAGATGTCATCGAACGACACTGTGGCCCGGGTGATTTCCTGGCCACCATCTATCATCACCTGGGCATCGACGCCTCCAAAGTATTTATCAAAGATTTTAATGGCCGCCCCACGCCCATCGTCGACCACGGCAAACCCATCCCCGAACTCACCTAA
- a CDS encoding polysaccharide deacetylase family protein, which yields MTTELPRAVMLFSLDLELAWGTRGRPSAAAQGPSLDGARAAIEGLLSQFAMYQVPATWVVVGGLLMGRGDRQAHPWLDEPRFADIPRGCSRSQPRWYADDVLEAIQQCSTPQEIGCHTLTHLYVDPSPAGREPFRQELQRFRELFDQLGWQQPTTFIYPKAMMGHFDVLAEAGFRCFRGPEPRWYENLPGVHASAALRMLDGKLALRPNVGLPQKTAEGLWMLPSSQFYSPLRSVGKYVSVQQRVRKAIKGLRAAARGRRVFHLWTHPFNLGQRSDELLEGLERIFEEACRLRDAGDLDLLSMGNLSRRLDDLPAAVPCPAVPNPPVSGPQTVS from the coding sequence ATGACCACTGAGTTGCCCCGCGCCGTGATGCTTTTCTCGCTCGATCTAGAGCTGGCTTGGGGCACGCGCGGGCGGCCCTCGGCGGCTGCGCAGGGGCCTTCCTTGGATGGCGCTCGGGCCGCCATTGAAGGTTTGCTGAGCCAATTCGCTATGTACCAGGTTCCCGCGACTTGGGTTGTCGTCGGCGGACTGTTGATGGGCCGCGGTGATCGACAGGCCCACCCCTGGCTGGATGAACCCCGCTTCGCGGATATCCCCCGCGGTTGCTCGCGGTCCCAGCCCCGTTGGTATGCCGACGATGTACTGGAGGCTATTCAGCAGTGCAGCACGCCGCAAGAGATCGGCTGCCATACTCTGACGCATCTATACGTCGATCCCTCGCCGGCCGGACGTGAACCGTTCCGGCAAGAGCTGCAGCGGTTCCGCGAGTTGTTTGATCAGCTGGGCTGGCAGCAGCCAACGACGTTCATCTATCCCAAAGCCATGATGGGGCATTTTGACGTGCTGGCCGAAGCCGGGTTTCGCTGCTTCCGGGGGCCCGAACCGCGGTGGTACGAGAACCTGCCGGGCGTTCACGCTTCGGCCGCCCTGCGAATGCTGGACGGCAAACTGGCGCTGCGGCCCAATGTGGGCTTGCCACAGAAGACCGCCGAAGGCCTGTGGATGCTGCCGTCCTCACAGTTCTATTCGCCGCTGCGGAGTGTGGGCAAATATGTCTCGGTACAACAGCGGGTTCGCAAAGCCATCAAGGGCTTGCGCGCTGCTGCTCGCGGGCGCCGCGTCTTTCATCTGTGGACGCATCCGTTTAACCTCGGTCAGCGCAGCGATGAGTTGCTCGAAGGCCTGGAGCGGATCTTTGAGGAAGCGTGCCGGCTGCGCGACGCTGGCGACCTGGACCTGCTCTCGATGGGCAACCTCAGCCGACGGCTCGACGACCTGCCGGCCGCGGTCCCCTGCCCTGCTGTCCCCAATCCTCCTGTCTCCGGCCCCCAAACAGTTTCATGA
- a CDS encoding sigma-70 family RNA polymerase sigma factor, whose translation MTHPSTTQLVAGAKAGDTEALGHLLEQYRGFLLMRAHRYMDDRLRRRVDPSDVVQLTFLEAQRDLPGFRGESPAEFGAWLKNILRNNLATAVARHVTTQKRSLKREAGGPPGTADESAGNWIAALPDKLSSPSGQAMRAEAALELIESLHKLPETQAEAIRLRYMEGLTLAEIVERLGKSETAVAGLLKRGLQKLRGILVDPDQSTA comes from the coding sequence TTGACGCATCCTTCGACGACTCAATTGGTGGCTGGCGCGAAGGCGGGCGACACCGAAGCGTTGGGCCATCTGCTGGAGCAATATCGTGGCTTCCTGCTGATGCGGGCGCATCGCTATATGGACGATCGGCTGCGGCGGCGAGTCGACCCGTCGGATGTGGTCCAACTGACGTTCTTGGAAGCGCAGCGCGACTTGCCAGGATTTCGCGGCGAGAGCCCGGCGGAATTTGGGGCCTGGCTGAAAAACATTCTTCGCAACAACCTGGCCACCGCCGTGGCTCGCCACGTGACCACGCAAAAACGTTCGCTCAAGCGAGAAGCGGGCGGACCGCCGGGCACCGCCGATGAGTCGGCCGGCAATTGGATCGCCGCCCTGCCCGACAAGCTCTCCAGCCCCAGTGGACAGGCGATGCGGGCCGAAGCCGCGCTGGAACTGATCGAATCGCTGCATAAGCTGCCCGAAACGCAGGCCGAAGCGATCCGCTTGCGGTACATGGAAGGCCTGACGCTGGCGGAAATCGTCGAGCGGTTGGGCAAGAGCGAAACCGCCGTCGCGGGACTGCTCAAACGCGGCCTGCAGAAACTCCGCGGCATCCTGGTCGATCCCGATCAATCGACCGCGTAG
- a CDS encoding TlpA family protein disulfide reductase gives MSIQPLATACLLLGTLVAAGCTPSDAPTDPDSPTPDAAVSDTPASDTPAPDSAAAAAAIAPKLASLEEVQKHIQSLGRPAVVDYWSLACQPCMDEFPGLVRLHEQHGERVACMAVDVDFDGRKSKPPESYQEAVTAFLTEQQATFPSYICTTPSEDVYASLEIDSIPTVFVFAADGTVAKKFVDAGDTAGFSYADDVMPFVEQMLAETP, from the coding sequence TTGTCGATCCAACCCCTTGCTACCGCCTGTCTGCTGCTCGGAACGCTTGTCGCGGCGGGCTGCACGCCCTCCGACGCTCCCACGGACCCCGACTCGCCTACCCCGGATGCAGCGGTCAGCGACACCCCGGCCTCAGATACGCCGGCCCCAGATTCAGCCGCTGCCGCCGCGGCCATCGCCCCCAAGTTGGCTTCGCTGGAAGAGGTCCAAAAACACATCCAATCGCTGGGCCGGCCGGCGGTCGTCGATTATTGGTCCCTGGCCTGCCAGCCCTGCATGGATGAATTTCCAGGACTGGTTCGGTTGCACGAGCAGCACGGCGAACGGGTGGCCTGCATGGCGGTCGATGTCGACTTTGATGGCCGCAAGAGCAAGCCGCCGGAATCCTATCAAGAAGCGGTCACCGCGTTTTTAACCGAACAGCAGGCGACCTTCCCCAGCTATATCTGCACCACGCCCAGCGAAGACGTCTACGCCAGCCTGGAAATCGACTCCATCCCCACGGTGTTTGTGTTTGCCGCCGACGGTACGGTCGCCAAGAAATTCGTCGACGCCGGCGATACCGCAGGATTCAGCTACGCCGACGACGTGATGCCGTTTGTCGAGCAGATGTTAGCGGAGACCCCGTAG